In Cryptomeria japonica chromosome 10, Sugi_1.0, whole genome shotgun sequence, a genomic segment contains:
- the LOC131030886 gene encoding uncharacterized protein LOC131030886 has translation MAASMRFGLIVLVITILCFLSKTQSSKESSIVDIPDFQHNATVLKLANYALTDWNFAHNAGLVFQKVVGAQVQAKTGKEAIYYILIQVLDASSFVVVYSAQILYEQGMGDPWVQTFTPLLPPTPL, from the exons ATGGCAGCTTCCATGAGATTTGGATTGATTGTACTGGTGATAACAATACTGTGCTTTTTATCAAAGACCCAGTCTTCAAAAGAATCCTCAATTGTGGATATTCCTGATTTTCAACACAATGCCACTGTTCTAAAGCTGGCAAACTATGCTCTAACAGACTGGAACTTTGCCCAT AATGCTGGTCTTGTATTTCAGAAAGTGGTGGGAGCACAAGTGCAAGCAAAAACAGGCAAAGAGGCAATCTATTATATTTTGATTCAAGTTTTGGATGCCAGCTCTTTTGTGGTAGTTTACAGTGCTCAAATATTGTATGAACAAGGCATGGGAGATCCTTGGGTGCAGACATTCACCCCTCTACTTCCACCTACACCTCTCTAA